A genomic segment from Thermostichus lividus PCC 6715 encodes:
- a CDS encoding photosystem II reaction center protein J, translating into MSEGGRIPLWVVATVAGMGVIVIVGLFFYGAYAGLGSSL; encoded by the coding sequence ATGTCTGAAGGTGGGCGCATTCCCCTGTGGGTCGTTGCCACAGTGGCCGGAATGGGGGTCATTGTCATTGTTGGCCTATTTTTCTATGGTGCCTACGCAGGGTTAGGCTCCTCACTCTAG
- a CDS encoding photosystem II reaction center protein L, which translates to MEPNPNRQPVELNRTSLYLGLLLVFVLALLFSSYFFN; encoded by the coding sequence ATGGAACCGAACCCAAATCGTCAACCGGTTGAACTGAACCGCACATCCCTATACTTAGGGCTGCTGCTGGTGTTTGTCTTAGCACTATTGTTTTCTAGCTATTTCTTTAACTAA
- the psbF gene encoding cytochrome b559 subunit beta, with protein sequence MTSNTPNQEPVSYPIFTVRWLAVHTLAVPTIFFLGAIAAMQFIQR encoded by the coding sequence ATGACCAGTAATACACCGAACCAAGAACCTGTTTCCTATCCTATTTTTACGGTCCGCTGGTTGGCCGTTCACACCTTGGCCGTGCCCACCATTTTCTTTTTGGGGGCGATCGCGGCCATGCAATTCATTCAACGTTAG
- the psbE gene encoding cytochrome b559 subunit alpha has protein sequence MAGTTGERPFSDIITSVRYWVIHSITIPALFIAGWLFVSTGLAYDVFGTPRPDSYFAQEQRTIPLVTDRFESKQQVETFLQQLK, from the coding sequence GTGGCTGGAACGACAGGAGAACGACCATTTTCCGACATTATTACAAGCGTCCGCTATTGGGTGATTCATAGCATCACTATTCCGGCACTGTTTATTGCTGGCTGGCTGTTTGTCAGCACCGGTTTGGCCTACGATGTGTTTGGAACGCCGCGCCCCGATAGCTACTTTGCCCAAGAGCAGCGGACGATTCCCCTCGTTACTGACCGCTTTGAAAGCAAACAACAAGTTGAAACATTTTTACAACAATTAAAGTAG
- a CDS encoding nitrate reductase associated protein: protein MSCFFDFEAEFTASLRCIPMIVRYKLDLCGVKLKLIHWHQLSHEQRQWLVSTPCDRPAEKEHYREQLREWVTQSHGAPPNDLEVPDTFVWQVTSEIPDTVQQQLTTVSHHTLTTEKWAALTDLQRFALVKLSQPGHENRNFWPALQEFGLA from the coding sequence ATGTCTTGCTTCTTTGATTTTGAGGCCGAGTTTACTGCCTCCTTGCGATGTATTCCCATGATTGTTCGCTACAAGCTCGATCTCTGTGGCGTGAAGCTCAAGCTAATTCACTGGCATCAGCTATCCCACGAACAGCGGCAATGGCTGGTTAGCACGCCCTGCGATCGCCCTGCAGAAAAGGAACACTATCGAGAGCAACTGCGGGAGTGGGTTACCCAAAGCCATGGTGCTCCCCCCAATGATCTGGAGGTGCCTGACACCTTTGTGTGGCAGGTCACTAGTGAAATTCCCGATACCGTACAGCAGCAGTTGACAACCGTCAGTCACCACACCCTCACAACAGAAAAATGGGCGGCGCTGACTGATTTACAACGCTTTGCCCTCGTGAAACTGAGCCAACCTGGCCATGAAAATCGTAATTTTTGGCCTGCTCTACAAGAGTTTGGGTTAGCTTAG